CAGGGCGGACGGACCTCATCTTCCTCATCCGGTTTCGCCACTGCTGCCTGCTCCGAAACCAGCGCTGCGTCGTGGCCTACCTGTGAGTGCGGCAgtgccgcgccggggccgcagCCCGAGCCCACGGCGGAGCCCAGCCGCCAGGGGCATGGGGCACCCTTATGCCCCTGCTCTTTAAAAGCTTCTAATTAATAAATAGGACCCGAATTGCCTCCTTGAAAGGGAGGAGGGGTGCAAAGCCCCAAGCTTTGCGCCCCGCTCTGAGGAGCGATCGGAGCGCCTGCGCTGCGTGCCGGTGCCCGTTTCCGCGAAGGTGCCGGCTGTGTCCCTTGTTTCCAACCCCAGGTATGACCGGTTGCTGCGGATCCGAGCCCTCAGGTGGGAGTACGGCAGCGTCCTGCCAAACGCCATCCAGTTTCACATGTCAGCTGAGGAAGTGAGTTAGCCTTgtcctcttttcccttccttccacTCATAACTAGATGGTTTATCAGGAGGAGTAAGAGTCAAAGTGGGATAGACTTTTTTCCACTCTAGATGCATGATATTTTATGTGTGTGTCTTTCTGCAAATATCCATTTGTTTCCTCACTATCCTTCCACGGATGCAATCCCAAATGGATGCTGAGTGCAGGCAAAGCTTGGCACCTTCCAGGGTCAGGAGCTCTTCACCCGCTCAGACTCGCAGCCGGCAGAGCTGGCTCTCCGCGTGCCCTTCCCAAACGCCATCTCTAAACCAGAGTACAGAGCCGCTGATGCTGTTTCCAGCACGTGTCCTAGTCTGATCCCAGACTGCCCTGTGCCCGTGGCAGGTTATTCCCTGTAGAAGAGCCTGTGCTCTCCTCTGGCTGGCAGGAACGTGCTTGGGAACAGTGGTCCGACAGCACAGGCAAACAGATCCCATTCATGGCAGACCTGTTCCCTCAGCGTTAGCTGTGTGGGGCGCAGAAACATCTCTCCCAGCAGATTCTCTTCTTTGTTCTTTATCCTGAGAGAGTTACTTTCGTACAGCGAGTGGCAGGAGCAGATTCCTGGGTCCTAGGCGGAATCCATGCTGGTTATTCCCAGTAGTGCAAATCCCTTTGGTCAGTGGGTGCCTGTTAGTCTGGATTTTCGTTCAGTAACGAAAAGTGGAATCTTGCATCTGTGGACGGGGTAATGTGCCAGTTTTACTGTTAAAGGCTTAGAGCCTGCTCCTGAAAGAAAGCTCTGTTGCCTGAAGGATTGCTGTTCGTGTCCACAGGTGGAGTGGTTCAATCGGTACAAAAAGTCTCTGGCCACCTACATGAGGTCAgtaggaggagaggaggggctGGACCTTACACAGGACCTAAAACCTCCTAAAAGCCTGTACATCGAAGTAAGTGCAAGATTAGTGGTTTGcgtttggggtgggggggagaaaagaaaacactttacCAAGCACCTTTCTTTAGAGAGCTTTACTTCCTCCCAATTTGGAAAGCTACCTGAGGAAAGCTGTTCAGAGAACTGCAGCCGCTGGAAGTGTCTACACTTTCCCCTATGAACTCTGCACACCAGTGCTTTACTCCCTCTTTTTCTGCGAGCCCAAATATGTGGAAACGTGGCATTTCCAGTTTGCAAGGAATTGGCGTGGTGGTGGTGTCTGAATTACTGTCAAAACTTCTGTCGAAGCTCCTGAAGACAGTTTCACTGTTAACATACTGGCATGTTCTGGTACGCATGGAGGGATTCTCCtggcaatgctgctgctgcttcccagaccTCTCTCTCCTGTGTGTTGTGTTGCTGCTCTTCCACCAGCCTCCATGGAGGGCCTGGGCTGCCCACCAGTGCATCTTGCTCCAGGCAGGTGCAGGAGGACATCAGATAAAGGGAACAGGCCCTGGGATCCATCTGGTTTTGCATTTCAGGCATCTTTTCCGCAGGAACGTGCCCGTACTTACCGTTTTGGGGCGTGTGCGCAGGTCGGCAATGATGTGCTAATGCTCCTCAATCAGAGAGCTGCCCTTTGGCTTTGCAGGTGCGGTGTTTAAAAGACTATGGTGAATTTGAGATCGATGATGGTACCACCGTCCTGTTGAAGAAGAATAGCCAGGTACCGAAGACAAGTAGGCGGGATCCTAAAcccttcctgctccttttcttccccttcgCTCCTGCCGTGTTCCCCTGTTCGTCCCAGCTTCGCAGCGGGGTGCAGTTCTTGCACCCAGCTCGTCGCACGCGCTGcaagctgcctgctgcccccagACTGCTGTTGCGTCTGGTACTGCTATGTGCAGGGATACAGCgcacagcagcagggctggttATCCGCTGCAATGAATTCAGGCTGCCTGCGTTTCAGGGAAagcttgtgtgtgtttttgtgcaGCACTTTTTACCCCGCTGGAAATGTGAGCAGCTAATCAGACAAGG
The sequence above is a segment of the Rhea pennata isolate bPtePen1 chromosome 3, bPtePen1.pri, whole genome shotgun sequence genome. Coding sequences within it:
- the GINS1 gene encoding DNA replication complex GINS protein PSF1; this encodes MAGERAAALVRELHGAAGGHLPPFRAEELRQALEEMRALYERNQADVSEAKSGRTDLIFLIRFRHCCLLRNQRCVVAYLYDRLLRIRALRWEYGSVLPNAIQFHMSAEEVEWFNRYKKSLATYMRSVGGEEGLDLTQDLKPPKSLYIEVRCLKDYGEFEIDDGTTVLLKKNSQHFLPRWKCEQLIRQGVLEHVLS